The following coding sequences are from one Scomber japonicus isolate fScoJap1 chromosome 3, fScoJap1.pri, whole genome shotgun sequence window:
- the rereb gene encoding arginine-glutamic acid dipeptide repeats protein isoform X1, whose product MDDLFSPRRSLNSTQGEIRVGPSHQAKLPELQPRPTPALQIQTESEDLMWTPGVNDCDLLMYLRAARSMAAFAGMCDGGSTEDGCLAASRDDTTLNALNMLHASHYDAAKALQRLVKKPLPKLIEKCWSEDDVKRFIKGLRQYGKNFFRIRKDFLPSKKTGELITFYYHWKKTPEAAGTRAYRQQRRQPSSRKAKTRSAAAPVNTPTRNYSVDASSASEDDLDSEDSEQEVKSCSHCGATTVSPTGSKDWHQGGRDNPLLCTSCRTYENKHGCLPPSQKSAGAPFMFKPVKEEEEVNSKHGMRTRRSRAPQLSSLRSGHRRLTGSPTSEDQQSSSQTSPSGAVSHSLRTSSTDSKNESTKKTNKKIKDEVASPKTTKRVRENPAQEPDEPEKVTPKRPKTQDPQGSRSEVEAEVEEESSSESRSAQDDGSSDTKDIDQDNRSSSPSIPSPQQGNESDSDSSAQPNGVPSEPVPPAAVLPDTPVAQTLPSQGPPVTPQPQQSTPSADPAQSPPPPSPDAPQSAAGQSAAVVGPNSRPQPTSHSVLGPPSALGQDPLAFQVPPALSSVASQPQAPQRPPPFFRESQLPQPPLSGPQIKPPPTTPIPPSHKQLPHQAATPFPQMPSNLPPPPALKPLNSLPNQHPPGAPPPPLQMMPQPLPMQSLPTQLPVIFHAQTHPGKNSSSSNPSGAASHPLTSVTSSTVCPVPSLQSSFPPLPLRPSTTTTAGGSQIQIKEEPLDEEEVAESPPSPPRSPSPEPTISNIASHASQSARFIKHLDRGYNSCARTDLFFTPLSSSKLAKKREEAVEKSRREAELSARQEREREKDREREREREADRNARASSSSHDSRMSEVQMTVQAHGRPSFEQPPTTVAAVPPYIGPDTPALRTLSEYARPHVMSPTNRNHPFYVSLSPGDPLLAYHMPGLYSAEPSLRERELRNLRERELRERMKPGYEVKPPDLETLHPSANPMEHFARHGALALPHIPGPPHPFAQFHPGLNHLERERMVLAGPQLRPELSYAERLTAERLHAERMASVADPATRLQMLNVTPHHHQHSHIHSHLHLHQQDPLGQGSSPHPLVDPMAPGPRLARFPFPGGPIPNPLLSDLPHDHEMLRHPLFGAAYPRELQGPIPQMSAAHQLQAMHAQSAELQRMAMEQQWLHGHHLHGGPLPSQEDYYSRLKKEGDKPS is encoded by the exons ATGGACGACCTGTTCAGTCCTCGGAG GAGCCTGAACAGCACACAGGGCGAAATCCGAGTGGGACCAAGTCATCAG GCAAAGCTCCCGGAGTTGCAGCCGCGGCCCACGCCTGCTTTACAGATTCAGACAGAGAGTGAGGATCTGATGTGGACACCCGGGGTCAATGACTGCGACCTTCTCATGTACCTCAGAGCCGCCAG GAGCATGGCAGCGTTTGCAGGGATGTGTGACGGTGGATCCACAGAGGATGGATGTTTGGCGGCGTCCCGTGATGATACCACACTCAACGCACTCAACATG CTGCACGCGAGTCATTATGATGCAGCAAAGGCTCTCCAGCGTCTGGTTAAGAAGCCTCTGCCGAAGCTTATTGAGAAATGCTGGTCGGAGGATGATGTG AAACGCTTCATCAAAGGCCTCAGACAGTACGGAAAGAATTTCTTCAGGATCCGGAAAGACTTTCTTCCCAGCAAAAAGACT GGAGAGCTGATCACTTTCTATTACCACTGGAAGAAAACTCCTGAGGCTGCAGGAACAAGAGCTTATCGACAGCAACGCCGACAGCCATCCTCTCGTAAGGCAAAGACTcgctctgcagcagctcctgTCAACACCCCGACTCGAAATTATTCAG TGGATGCAAGTTCTGCAAGTGAGGATGATCTTGATAGTGAGGACAGTGAGCAGGAAGTCAAGAGCTGCAGCCACTGTGGTGCAACAA CTGTTTCTCCAACAGGTTCTAAGGATTGGCACCAAGGAGGAAGAGATAACCCCTTGCTGTGCACGTCCTGCCGCACATATGAAAACAAACACGGCTGTCTGCCACCATCTCAGAAGTCTGCTGGCGCTCCATTCATGTTTAAACCTgttaaagaggaagaagaggtgaaCAGCAAGCATGGCATGAGGACACGACGAAGCAGAGCACCG CAGCTGTCATCTTTAAGAAGCGGCCACAGGAGGCTCACAGGCTCCCCCACCAGTGAGGATCAGCAGTCCAGCAGCCAGACCTCCCCAAGTGGAGCAGTTTCTCATTCTTTGAGAACATCTTCTACAGACAGCAAGAATGAGTCCACAAAGAAGACAAACAAG AAGATTAAAGACGAGGTTGCATCACCAAAGACAACAAAGCGTGTGAGAGAGAATCCTGCTCAGGAGCCGGATGAGCCTGAAAAAGTTACACCTAAAAGGCCGAAGACACAG GATCCTCAGGGCTCCCGGTCAGAGGTAGAGGCCGAGGTCGAGGAGGAAAGCTCTTCAGAAAGCCGCAGTGCTCAGGATGATGGCAGCAGTGACACCAAAGACATCGATCAGGACAACCGCAGCTCCTCTCCCAGCATTCCCAGCCCTCAACAGGGCAACGAGAGCGACTCCGACTCTTCTGCTCAGCCCAACGGTGTCCCGTCAGAGCCGGTCCCCCCGGCTGCTGTCCTGCCTGACACACCGGTCGCGCAGACCCTCCCGTCTCAGGGCCCTCCTGTCACTCCCCAGCCACAGCAAAGCACCCCCTCTGCTGACCCTGCTCAgagcccccctcctccctctccagaCGCCCCTCAGTCAGCCGCTGGTCAGTCAGCTGCCGTAGTGGGCCCAAACAGCCGACCACAGCCCACCTCCCACTCTGTCTTGGGTCCACCATCAGCATTGGGTCAGGACCCACTGGCATTTCAGGTCCCGCCTGCTCTTAGCTCTGTGGCTTCACAGCCTCAGGCGCCCCAGCGACCCCCACCCTTCTTTAGGGAGTCGCAGCTCCCCCAGCCTCCTCTCTCTGGCCCACAAATCAAGCCTCCTCCCACTACTCCAATtccaccttcacacaaacaattGCCACACCAGGCTGCTACACCTTTCCCCCAGATGCCCTCcaatctccctcctccacctgctctgAAGCCCCTCAATTCACTGCCCAACCAGCATCCTCCAGGtgctccccctccccctcttcaGATGATGCCACAGCCTTTACCAATGCAGTCACTTCCCACCCAACTTCCAGTGATCTTTCATGCGCAGACCCACCCTGGAAAGAACTCAAGTTCTTCTAATCCATCTGGTGCAGCCTCACACCCCCTCACCTCTGTAACATCATCCACTGTCTGCCCCGTCCCCAGCCTCCAGTCATCTTTTCCGCCTCTTCCACTGAGGCCGTCAACGACCACTACTGCAGGAGGATCACAAATTCAGATTAAAGAAGAGCCGctggatgaggaggaagtagcTGAAAGCCCACCATCTCCACCACGCAGTCCCTCGCCAGAGCCCACCATCAGCAACATAGCAAGCCATGCCAGTCAGTCGGCACG GTTTATCAAACACTTGGATCGTGGCTACAACTCGTGTGCCAGAACAGACCTGTTCTTCACACCGCTTTCATCCTCCAAGCTGGccaagaagagggaggaggccGTGGAGAAATCCAGGAGAGAGGCCGAGCTCAGTGCTCGACAAGAACGTGAAcgggagaaggacagagaaagagagcgagaaagagaggcTGACAGAAACGCT AGAGCCTCCAGCTCCTCCCATGACAGTCGTATGAGTGAAGTTCAGATGACGGTTCAAGCCCACGGACGCCCTTCCTTTGAGCAGCCACCCACTACTGTAGCTGCTGTGCCTCCCTACATTGGCCCTGATACACCAGCCCTTCGCACCCTGAGTGAATACGCCCGCCCCCATGTCATGTCTCCCACAAACCGCAACCACCCTTTCTACGTGTCACTGAGCCCCGGGGACCCGCTGCTGGCCTACCACATGCCAGGCCTGTACAGCGCAGAGCCCAGCCTCAGAGAGCGTGAGCTGAGGAACCTCCGAGAGAGGGAACTCCGCGAGAGGATGAAGCCCGGTTACGAGGTCAAACCCCCAGATCTGGAAACCTTACACCCCTCTGCCAACCCCATGGAGCATTTTGCCAGACACGGAGCGCTGGCTCTTCCCCACATACCCGGGCCTCCACACCCCTTCGCACAATTCCACCCTGGGCTGAACCATCTGGAGCGGGAGAGGATGGTGCTAGCGGGGCCTCAGCTGCGCCCGGAGCTGAGTTACGCTGAGCGACTAACTGCAGAGAGGCTTCACGCAGAGAGGATGGCCTCCGTGGCAGACCCCGCGACCAGGCTGCAGATGCTCAACGTGACGCCACATCATCACCAGCACTCTCACATTCACTCTCACCTTCACCTGCACCAACAGGATCCCCTCGGTCAAG GTTCGAGCCCTCATCCTCTAGTGGATCCCATGGCTCCAGGACCACGTTTGGCCCGGTTCCCCTTCCCTGGTGGCCCTATCCCCAACCCTTTACTCAGTGATCTTCCTCATGATCATGAGATGCTGCGCCACCCTTTGTTTG GAGCTGCATATCCACGAGAGCTGCAGGGTCCTATTCCTCAGATGTCTGCTGCGCACCAGCTCCAGGCCATGCATGCACAatctgcagagctgcagaggatGGCGATGGAGCAGCAGTGGCTGCATGGGCATCACCTGCATGGAGGCCCTTTACCCAGTCAGGAAGATTATTACAG CCGTCTGAAGAAAGAAGGTGACAAGCCATCGTGA
- the rereb gene encoding arginine-glutamic acid dipeptide repeats protein isoform X4 produces MDDLFSPRRSLNSTQGEIRVGPSHQAKLPELQPRPTPALQIQTESEDLMWTPGVNDCDLLMYLRAARSMAAFAGMCDGGSTEDGCLAASRDDTTLNALNMLHASHYDAAKALQRLVKKPLPKLIEKCWSEDDVKRFIKGLRQYGKNFFRIRKDFLPSKKTGELITFYYHWKKTPEAAGTRAYRQQRRQPSSRKAKTRSAAAPVNTPTRNYSVDASSASEDDLDSEDSEQEVKSCSHCGATSSKDWHQGGRDNPLLCTSCRTYENKHGCLPPSQKSAGAPFMFKPVKEEEEVNSKHGMRTRRSRAPLSSLRSGHRRLTGSPTSEDQQSSSQTSPSGAVSHSLRTSSTDSKNESTKKTNKKIKDEVASPKTTKRVRENPAQEPDEPEKVTPKRPKTQDPQGSRSEVEAEVEEESSSESRSAQDDGSSDTKDIDQDNRSSSPSIPSPQQGNESDSDSSAQPNGVPSEPVPPAAVLPDTPVAQTLPSQGPPVTPQPQQSTPSADPAQSPPPPSPDAPQSAAGQSAAVVGPNSRPQPTSHSVLGPPSALGQDPLAFQVPPALSSVASQPQAPQRPPPFFRESQLPQPPLSGPQIKPPPTTPIPPSHKQLPHQAATPFPQMPSNLPPPPALKPLNSLPNQHPPGAPPPPLQMMPQPLPMQSLPTQLPVIFHAQTHPGKNSSSSNPSGAASHPLTSVTSSTVCPVPSLQSSFPPLPLRPSTTTTAGGSQIQIKEEPLDEEEVAESPPSPPRSPSPEPTISNIASHASQSARFIKHLDRGYNSCARTDLFFTPLSSSKLAKKREEAVEKSRREAELSARQEREREKDREREREREADRNARASSSSHDSRMSEVQMTVQAHGRPSFEQPPTTVAAVPPYIGPDTPALRTLSEYARPHVMSPTNRNHPFYVSLSPGDPLLAYHMPGLYSAEPSLRERELRNLRERELRERMKPGYEVKPPDLETLHPSANPMEHFARHGALALPHIPGPPHPFAQFHPGLNHLERERMVLAGPQLRPELSYAERLTAERLHAERMASVADPATRLQMLNVTPHHHQHSHIHSHLHLHQQDPLGQGSSPHPLVDPMAPGPRLARFPFPGGPIPNPLLSDLPHDHEMLRHPLFGAAYPRELQGPIPQMSAAHQLQAMHAQSAELQRMAMEQQWLHGHHLHGGPLPSQEDYYSRLKKEGDKPS; encoded by the exons ATGGACGACCTGTTCAGTCCTCGGAG GAGCCTGAACAGCACACAGGGCGAAATCCGAGTGGGACCAAGTCATCAG GCAAAGCTCCCGGAGTTGCAGCCGCGGCCCACGCCTGCTTTACAGATTCAGACAGAGAGTGAGGATCTGATGTGGACACCCGGGGTCAATGACTGCGACCTTCTCATGTACCTCAGAGCCGCCAG GAGCATGGCAGCGTTTGCAGGGATGTGTGACGGTGGATCCACAGAGGATGGATGTTTGGCGGCGTCCCGTGATGATACCACACTCAACGCACTCAACATG CTGCACGCGAGTCATTATGATGCAGCAAAGGCTCTCCAGCGTCTGGTTAAGAAGCCTCTGCCGAAGCTTATTGAGAAATGCTGGTCGGAGGATGATGTG AAACGCTTCATCAAAGGCCTCAGACAGTACGGAAAGAATTTCTTCAGGATCCGGAAAGACTTTCTTCCCAGCAAAAAGACT GGAGAGCTGATCACTTTCTATTACCACTGGAAGAAAACTCCTGAGGCTGCAGGAACAAGAGCTTATCGACAGCAACGCCGACAGCCATCCTCTCGTAAGGCAAAGACTcgctctgcagcagctcctgTCAACACCCCGACTCGAAATTATTCAG TGGATGCAAGTTCTGCAAGTGAGGATGATCTTGATAGTGAGGACAGTGAGCAGGAAGTCAAGAGCTGCAGCCACTGTGGTGCAACAA GTTCTAAGGATTGGCACCAAGGAGGAAGAGATAACCCCTTGCTGTGCACGTCCTGCCGCACATATGAAAACAAACACGGCTGTCTGCCACCATCTCAGAAGTCTGCTGGCGCTCCATTCATGTTTAAACCTgttaaagaggaagaagaggtgaaCAGCAAGCATGGCATGAGGACACGACGAAGCAGAGCACCG CTGTCATCTTTAAGAAGCGGCCACAGGAGGCTCACAGGCTCCCCCACCAGTGAGGATCAGCAGTCCAGCAGCCAGACCTCCCCAAGTGGAGCAGTTTCTCATTCTTTGAGAACATCTTCTACAGACAGCAAGAATGAGTCCACAAAGAAGACAAACAAG AAGATTAAAGACGAGGTTGCATCACCAAAGACAACAAAGCGTGTGAGAGAGAATCCTGCTCAGGAGCCGGATGAGCCTGAAAAAGTTACACCTAAAAGGCCGAAGACACAG GATCCTCAGGGCTCCCGGTCAGAGGTAGAGGCCGAGGTCGAGGAGGAAAGCTCTTCAGAAAGCCGCAGTGCTCAGGATGATGGCAGCAGTGACACCAAAGACATCGATCAGGACAACCGCAGCTCCTCTCCCAGCATTCCCAGCCCTCAACAGGGCAACGAGAGCGACTCCGACTCTTCTGCTCAGCCCAACGGTGTCCCGTCAGAGCCGGTCCCCCCGGCTGCTGTCCTGCCTGACACACCGGTCGCGCAGACCCTCCCGTCTCAGGGCCCTCCTGTCACTCCCCAGCCACAGCAAAGCACCCCCTCTGCTGACCCTGCTCAgagcccccctcctccctctccagaCGCCCCTCAGTCAGCCGCTGGTCAGTCAGCTGCCGTAGTGGGCCCAAACAGCCGACCACAGCCCACCTCCCACTCTGTCTTGGGTCCACCATCAGCATTGGGTCAGGACCCACTGGCATTTCAGGTCCCGCCTGCTCTTAGCTCTGTGGCTTCACAGCCTCAGGCGCCCCAGCGACCCCCACCCTTCTTTAGGGAGTCGCAGCTCCCCCAGCCTCCTCTCTCTGGCCCACAAATCAAGCCTCCTCCCACTACTCCAATtccaccttcacacaaacaattGCCACACCAGGCTGCTACACCTTTCCCCCAGATGCCCTCcaatctccctcctccacctgctctgAAGCCCCTCAATTCACTGCCCAACCAGCATCCTCCAGGtgctccccctccccctcttcaGATGATGCCACAGCCTTTACCAATGCAGTCACTTCCCACCCAACTTCCAGTGATCTTTCATGCGCAGACCCACCCTGGAAAGAACTCAAGTTCTTCTAATCCATCTGGTGCAGCCTCACACCCCCTCACCTCTGTAACATCATCCACTGTCTGCCCCGTCCCCAGCCTCCAGTCATCTTTTCCGCCTCTTCCACTGAGGCCGTCAACGACCACTACTGCAGGAGGATCACAAATTCAGATTAAAGAAGAGCCGctggatgaggaggaagtagcTGAAAGCCCACCATCTCCACCACGCAGTCCCTCGCCAGAGCCCACCATCAGCAACATAGCAAGCCATGCCAGTCAGTCGGCACG GTTTATCAAACACTTGGATCGTGGCTACAACTCGTGTGCCAGAACAGACCTGTTCTTCACACCGCTTTCATCCTCCAAGCTGGccaagaagagggaggaggccGTGGAGAAATCCAGGAGAGAGGCCGAGCTCAGTGCTCGACAAGAACGTGAAcgggagaaggacagagaaagagagcgagaaagagaggcTGACAGAAACGCT AGAGCCTCCAGCTCCTCCCATGACAGTCGTATGAGTGAAGTTCAGATGACGGTTCAAGCCCACGGACGCCCTTCCTTTGAGCAGCCACCCACTACTGTAGCTGCTGTGCCTCCCTACATTGGCCCTGATACACCAGCCCTTCGCACCCTGAGTGAATACGCCCGCCCCCATGTCATGTCTCCCACAAACCGCAACCACCCTTTCTACGTGTCACTGAGCCCCGGGGACCCGCTGCTGGCCTACCACATGCCAGGCCTGTACAGCGCAGAGCCCAGCCTCAGAGAGCGTGAGCTGAGGAACCTCCGAGAGAGGGAACTCCGCGAGAGGATGAAGCCCGGTTACGAGGTCAAACCCCCAGATCTGGAAACCTTACACCCCTCTGCCAACCCCATGGAGCATTTTGCCAGACACGGAGCGCTGGCTCTTCCCCACATACCCGGGCCTCCACACCCCTTCGCACAATTCCACCCTGGGCTGAACCATCTGGAGCGGGAGAGGATGGTGCTAGCGGGGCCTCAGCTGCGCCCGGAGCTGAGTTACGCTGAGCGACTAACTGCAGAGAGGCTTCACGCAGAGAGGATGGCCTCCGTGGCAGACCCCGCGACCAGGCTGCAGATGCTCAACGTGACGCCACATCATCACCAGCACTCTCACATTCACTCTCACCTTCACCTGCACCAACAGGATCCCCTCGGTCAAG GTTCGAGCCCTCATCCTCTAGTGGATCCCATGGCTCCAGGACCACGTTTGGCCCGGTTCCCCTTCCCTGGTGGCCCTATCCCCAACCCTTTACTCAGTGATCTTCCTCATGATCATGAGATGCTGCGCCACCCTTTGTTTG GAGCTGCATATCCACGAGAGCTGCAGGGTCCTATTCCTCAGATGTCTGCTGCGCACCAGCTCCAGGCCATGCATGCACAatctgcagagctgcagaggatGGCGATGGAGCAGCAGTGGCTGCATGGGCATCACCTGCATGGAGGCCCTTTACCCAGTCAGGAAGATTATTACAG CCGTCTGAAGAAAGAAGGTGACAAGCCATCGTGA
- the rereb gene encoding arginine-glutamic acid dipeptide repeats protein isoform X3, with the protein MDDLFSPRRSLNSTQGEIRVGPSHQAKLPELQPRPTPALQIQTESEDLMWTPGVNDCDLLMYLRAARSMAAFAGMCDGGSTEDGCLAASRDDTTLNALNMLHASHYDAAKALQRLVKKPLPKLIEKCWSEDDVKRFIKGLRQYGKNFFRIRKDFLPSKKTGELITFYYHWKKTPEAAGTRAYRQQRRQPSSRKAKTRSAAAPVNTPTRNYSVDASSASEDDLDSEDSEQEVKSCSHCGATSSKDWHQGGRDNPLLCTSCRTYENKHGCLPPSQKSAGAPFMFKPVKEEEEVNSKHGMRTRRSRAPQLSSLRSGHRRLTGSPTSEDQQSSSQTSPSGAVSHSLRTSSTDSKNESTKKTNKKIKDEVASPKTTKRVRENPAQEPDEPEKVTPKRPKTQDPQGSRSEVEAEVEEESSSESRSAQDDGSSDTKDIDQDNRSSSPSIPSPQQGNESDSDSSAQPNGVPSEPVPPAAVLPDTPVAQTLPSQGPPVTPQPQQSTPSADPAQSPPPPSPDAPQSAAGQSAAVVGPNSRPQPTSHSVLGPPSALGQDPLAFQVPPALSSVASQPQAPQRPPPFFRESQLPQPPLSGPQIKPPPTTPIPPSHKQLPHQAATPFPQMPSNLPPPPALKPLNSLPNQHPPGAPPPPLQMMPQPLPMQSLPTQLPVIFHAQTHPGKNSSSSNPSGAASHPLTSVTSSTVCPVPSLQSSFPPLPLRPSTTTTAGGSQIQIKEEPLDEEEVAESPPSPPRSPSPEPTISNIASHASQSARFIKHLDRGYNSCARTDLFFTPLSSSKLAKKREEAVEKSRREAELSARQEREREKDREREREREADRNARASSSSHDSRMSEVQMTVQAHGRPSFEQPPTTVAAVPPYIGPDTPALRTLSEYARPHVMSPTNRNHPFYVSLSPGDPLLAYHMPGLYSAEPSLRERELRNLRERELRERMKPGYEVKPPDLETLHPSANPMEHFARHGALALPHIPGPPHPFAQFHPGLNHLERERMVLAGPQLRPELSYAERLTAERLHAERMASVADPATRLQMLNVTPHHHQHSHIHSHLHLHQQDPLGQGSSPHPLVDPMAPGPRLARFPFPGGPIPNPLLSDLPHDHEMLRHPLFGAAYPRELQGPIPQMSAAHQLQAMHAQSAELQRMAMEQQWLHGHHLHGGPLPSQEDYYSRLKKEGDKPS; encoded by the exons ATGGACGACCTGTTCAGTCCTCGGAG GAGCCTGAACAGCACACAGGGCGAAATCCGAGTGGGACCAAGTCATCAG GCAAAGCTCCCGGAGTTGCAGCCGCGGCCCACGCCTGCTTTACAGATTCAGACAGAGAGTGAGGATCTGATGTGGACACCCGGGGTCAATGACTGCGACCTTCTCATGTACCTCAGAGCCGCCAG GAGCATGGCAGCGTTTGCAGGGATGTGTGACGGTGGATCCACAGAGGATGGATGTTTGGCGGCGTCCCGTGATGATACCACACTCAACGCACTCAACATG CTGCACGCGAGTCATTATGATGCAGCAAAGGCTCTCCAGCGTCTGGTTAAGAAGCCTCTGCCGAAGCTTATTGAGAAATGCTGGTCGGAGGATGATGTG AAACGCTTCATCAAAGGCCTCAGACAGTACGGAAAGAATTTCTTCAGGATCCGGAAAGACTTTCTTCCCAGCAAAAAGACT GGAGAGCTGATCACTTTCTATTACCACTGGAAGAAAACTCCTGAGGCTGCAGGAACAAGAGCTTATCGACAGCAACGCCGACAGCCATCCTCTCGTAAGGCAAAGACTcgctctgcagcagctcctgTCAACACCCCGACTCGAAATTATTCAG TGGATGCAAGTTCTGCAAGTGAGGATGATCTTGATAGTGAGGACAGTGAGCAGGAAGTCAAGAGCTGCAGCCACTGTGGTGCAACAA GTTCTAAGGATTGGCACCAAGGAGGAAGAGATAACCCCTTGCTGTGCACGTCCTGCCGCACATATGAAAACAAACACGGCTGTCTGCCACCATCTCAGAAGTCTGCTGGCGCTCCATTCATGTTTAAACCTgttaaagaggaagaagaggtgaaCAGCAAGCATGGCATGAGGACACGACGAAGCAGAGCACCG CAGCTGTCATCTTTAAGAAGCGGCCACAGGAGGCTCACAGGCTCCCCCACCAGTGAGGATCAGCAGTCCAGCAGCCAGACCTCCCCAAGTGGAGCAGTTTCTCATTCTTTGAGAACATCTTCTACAGACAGCAAGAATGAGTCCACAAAGAAGACAAACAAG AAGATTAAAGACGAGGTTGCATCACCAAAGACAACAAAGCGTGTGAGAGAGAATCCTGCTCAGGAGCCGGATGAGCCTGAAAAAGTTACACCTAAAAGGCCGAAGACACAG GATCCTCAGGGCTCCCGGTCAGAGGTAGAGGCCGAGGTCGAGGAGGAAAGCTCTTCAGAAAGCCGCAGTGCTCAGGATGATGGCAGCAGTGACACCAAAGACATCGATCAGGACAACCGCAGCTCCTCTCCCAGCATTCCCAGCCCTCAACAGGGCAACGAGAGCGACTCCGACTCTTCTGCTCAGCCCAACGGTGTCCCGTCAGAGCCGGTCCCCCCGGCTGCTGTCCTGCCTGACACACCGGTCGCGCAGACCCTCCCGTCTCAGGGCCCTCCTGTCACTCCCCAGCCACAGCAAAGCACCCCCTCTGCTGACCCTGCTCAgagcccccctcctccctctccagaCGCCCCTCAGTCAGCCGCTGGTCAGTCAGCTGCCGTAGTGGGCCCAAACAGCCGACCACAGCCCACCTCCCACTCTGTCTTGGGTCCACCATCAGCATTGGGTCAGGACCCACTGGCATTTCAGGTCCCGCCTGCTCTTAGCTCTGTGGCTTCACAGCCTCAGGCGCCCCAGCGACCCCCACCCTTCTTTAGGGAGTCGCAGCTCCCCCAGCCTCCTCTCTCTGGCCCACAAATCAAGCCTCCTCCCACTACTCCAATtccaccttcacacaaacaattGCCACACCAGGCTGCTACACCTTTCCCCCAGATGCCCTCcaatctccctcctccacctgctctgAAGCCCCTCAATTCACTGCCCAACCAGCATCCTCCAGGtgctccccctccccctcttcaGATGATGCCACAGCCTTTACCAATGCAGTCACTTCCCACCCAACTTCCAGTGATCTTTCATGCGCAGACCCACCCTGGAAAGAACTCAAGTTCTTCTAATCCATCTGGTGCAGCCTCACACCCCCTCACCTCTGTAACATCATCCACTGTCTGCCCCGTCCCCAGCCTCCAGTCATCTTTTCCGCCTCTTCCACTGAGGCCGTCAACGACCACTACTGCAGGAGGATCACAAATTCAGATTAAAGAAGAGCCGctggatgaggaggaagtagcTGAAAGCCCACCATCTCCACCACGCAGTCCCTCGCCAGAGCCCACCATCAGCAACATAGCAAGCCATGCCAGTCAGTCGGCACG GTTTATCAAACACTTGGATCGTGGCTACAACTCGTGTGCCAGAACAGACCTGTTCTTCACACCGCTTTCATCCTCCAAGCTGGccaagaagagggaggaggccGTGGAGAAATCCAGGAGAGAGGCCGAGCTCAGTGCTCGACAAGAACGTGAAcgggagaaggacagagaaagagagcgagaaagagaggcTGACAGAAACGCT AGAGCCTCCAGCTCCTCCCATGACAGTCGTATGAGTGAAGTTCAGATGACGGTTCAAGCCCACGGACGCCCTTCCTTTGAGCAGCCACCCACTACTGTAGCTGCTGTGCCTCCCTACATTGGCCCTGATACACCAGCCCTTCGCACCCTGAGTGAATACGCCCGCCCCCATGTCATGTCTCCCACAAACCGCAACCACCCTTTCTACGTGTCACTGAGCCCCGGGGACCCGCTGCTGGCCTACCACATGCCAGGCCTGTACAGCGCAGAGCCCAGCCTCAGAGAGCGTGAGCTGAGGAACCTCCGAGAGAGGGAACTCCGCGAGAGGATGAAGCCCGGTTACGAGGTCAAACCCCCAGATCTGGAAACCTTACACCCCTCTGCCAACCCCATGGAGCATTTTGCCAGACACGGAGCGCTGGCTCTTCCCCACATACCCGGGCCTCCACACCCCTTCGCACAATTCCACCCTGGGCTGAACCATCTGGAGCGGGAGAGGATGGTGCTAGCGGGGCCTCAGCTGCGCCCGGAGCTGAGTTACGCTGAGCGACTAACTGCAGAGAGGCTTCACGCAGAGAGGATGGCCTCCGTGGCAGACCCCGCGACCAGGCTGCAGATGCTCAACGTGACGCCACATCATCACCAGCACTCTCACATTCACTCTCACCTTCACCTGCACCAACAGGATCCCCTCGGTCAAG GTTCGAGCCCTCATCCTCTAGTGGATCCCATGGCTCCAGGACCACGTTTGGCCCGGTTCCCCTTCCCTGGTGGCCCTATCCCCAACCCTTTACTCAGTGATCTTCCTCATGATCATGAGATGCTGCGCCACCCTTTGTTTG GAGCTGCATATCCACGAGAGCTGCAGGGTCCTATTCCTCAGATGTCTGCTGCGCACCAGCTCCAGGCCATGCATGCACAatctgcagagctgcagaggatGGCGATGGAGCAGCAGTGGCTGCATGGGCATCACCTGCATGGAGGCCCTTTACCCAGTCAGGAAGATTATTACAG CCGTCTGAAGAAAGAAGGTGACAAGCCATCGTGA